The Arachis ipaensis cultivar K30076 chromosome B10, Araip1.1, whole genome shotgun sequence DNA window ctaaaattatgtatttattttaataataattaaagagtgaaaattaaaaaaatatactactttaaattaatttttattgtcttttaaatatttttttataaaaataacatCAATGAATTATAATATCCgctatatatatgtatgcgtAATGCGTGGATTAATTAATAAGATTTACcttgataaattaatttttctatTAGGCCAAATCTACTACCACTTTTGAAAACAGAAGAATTAGAGGCAAGTATATGGAGAGGAGTGGCTCCAACTTCATTCTTCCAATTTCCAAGATCTTCATAAAGGTGAATTATTATCAGTGCTAATTCtgccaaacaaatttaacaaGTAGCTCAATTAGACATAACAAGAAACTAAATTTAGAATcatatataaaaaatactatgtcaaaattaaaaatcagCGAGACAACCATNNNNNNNGTTAacatattttgtgatttataattattaatatttttaatagtataaaattatatttaataatataaaattatatattttttttatagttaaatactaaattttaataaaaatactaatcCTAAAACTTTCTCGTACTTAAGAATAAAAGGAAAGTGTTAGGTAAATAATGACtatcttgaacaacatgaacaaccaccaatcatataaaaatacattacattctaatttaatgctactaattaaatttaagattaatttattcttttaaccttattaattcacattatttacatattattcaaaaatattgttagttacctatacttttccaaaaTAGAAAGATAGAGAGAGAGTTTGTGTTACCAAAATTTTCGGCAGCAATGGTAGAATGAAGAATGGTGTCACCACTACTTCTTCTGCAGTTAGAGTAGTTAATGGGAGTCCCTGGTTCCTTGTGGAGCATATAATGAAGGATCATGAAAGCCTCTTTTCTTCCATGGAAAGCAGCAAGGAAGAGAGGGGTCTCGCCATCAACGTTTCGAAAACTCACCAGCTCAGGATCAGCATCAGCAATGACCCGAACCATGCTGATAGTCCCCACGGAAGCTGCAAGGTGCAATGCCGTGTTCTCCCTCTTGTTCTGCATCCTCAGAGCCTCTCCCTTACTCCTCTCGTCTTCCAGAATCAGATCCACAAGCTGTGAAACCACCTCCTCTTGGCCGTCGGTGACCGCCAGGTGTAACGCGCTGTCACCTCCTCTGGTCATCGTTGCCGTGTGAACTCTCTTGTCGATCTTGTAGATCTCAACCACTTCCTTCCATCTGCCTTCCATGCACATTTGGAAGAGCTGCTTCATATTCTCTTGTTTGTTTATCGTCTCATTGCACGTGACACTCTCAATATGATCAGCATCATCATCACTTCCCATAACTTCTCACTCCCTCGATAATCTGTATATCATCAGCATTCAGCAGCACTTTTTATGAATGTCAGTGTATTTatgtttttaaataatatatttctattttaatttattggtcATTACTTGGATATCAAGTCATCTTTTTCCGATCCTACCGAATAAAGTGGAGATGTGTTTATTTGTTCCCACTTTCCACTGTTGCATTGAATCTCCAATCTGCAGGTTTTGTTTCGATTAagtctcttcctcctcttccattcttttttatttattatttaaaaaggaTCGTTCCGTAGAAAGCGAAAAAGGGCAGGCAGCAATTTTGAAAGATCCAAAATGAATTGAAAATGGAAATAATTCTAAATTTACTGCCTATGATGACAGATTAATCCTACATGTTTGGGACTTTTCTTTTGTCCAAGAAAAGAATTTTGATTATActatattttaaacataaaaatacattaatttaattttaaacacACATAAAAACAGTAAAAGTATGGATTATCGGTTGCTTTTGGTGAGTATTAGTGCTAAATTCCCTATCCAAGCAAAGCCACAATAAGGTGCATCTTTTATAAAGGGTTTTCTGATCCTACTCTTTAAGTTACTCTTAGGTCTTGTGAGTGTAAATGATTACTCTTACTCTCATCAATTGATTACCTTTTATATTAGTATCATAGGTAGAatgaaaatattaataaaataaaaattaaatcaatCTGACACAATAAATAACAGAGCAAGATCACTTATTTATTCTCAAAGCGCACAAGAAATTTTCCTACTTGTTTTTCGTTCTCTTGTTGATAATGTTTAGTGTGCTTGCATTACTAGAGCTAATATTTGTTGTGCTAGCTGTTAATAGATTCTCTCAATGAAATGCTGTAAACCAAGGTCTTATGTTTTATAAAAGCGTTAATCCGTAATCCGTCCCAGTAGGAAGCAAAtaataaaacaagaagaaaaggagaaatgttataaTTAGAGTCGAGTGGCTTTGTAGCTACGCTGTGGCACTTTCCGAAACGTAGCCCATATAAGATCAATGTATAGTGGAAACTGAGCCAGAGCAAAAAGTGTGACTGGCAAGCATGTCACTGCATATATTGGAAGTGCAACATCCCTTAGCTTGTTCCGAAGCACAAGAAAATGCCCAGCACAGAAAGATACCAGCATCGACGTTATTGACATGAACAACGCTGTCAAACCCAATATAAGCTTCCGAGGAAGATTATTCCCGAAATCATACTCTTGATACCGAGATGTTAGTATGGACAGGAACAGCACCACCCCGGTAACAGAGCATGCAAGAGCAACAAGTGATGCCATGGCGAACACCTTGAATGCCGCCGTGCTTTCCAACGTTGGCACGCCCGTGTCTTCTTGGACTCCACCAGGTACTGTGGTGGAGGTTGCAAAGGCCACCGTCGCAATCAGAGCAGCCACCACGGAGCAAGACTCTGAGGTTTGCTTCAGCCATTCCCCGCCGCTTTTCACGAGCTTCTGGTGAGATTCAACCAACACCTCTCTCGGGGTTTTGCAGTCTTTGTTGTATCGACCAAAGAAACGTGGTGGCATAGAGTCTTTGACAAACTGGGTGCGTGAGTCATATTAATTAGTCTTTTGTAATAATAATATGTgtaaactcaggtgcagtcgacttcatgtgaagttgatagttgagagtcgttaaataaaaatttagtcaaataagtcaaattatctaacagtaccagctatcaacttcacctaaagtcgactgcacctgagtttccatctATTATATCTGAATTAATTCAGATGAAGACTTACGTATAGTTATTTTCATGTGAAGTTAATATCTAACAATCGTTAGATGATGATTTAATCAAATTTGTTAAATCATCTAAtgatttttaaatataatattaacttcacataaaaataattacgTACTTACCATATACCACTTGAGTTCCCAGTACATTTGCAGGGCTGCTCCGGGAATGATCCAAGGCGTATAGTCACCAAGCTTGGCCGCCAAGTGCAGCGCACTTCTTGTTGCAATCCATGTCATGCACTGCTACTGGAAACATTTCCAGGATTCTCTCCACCATTTCTATTACCCCATTCCTTGCTGCTATTAATATCGGTGTCTCCATCTCCTTAGTAGTAGCTCTGCTGGTGGAACCATGCTGCTCATTTCTGCTTCTATCCAAAGCATCATCTTTATAAACATTATATGGAGATGTCCCTTGATCTTGATCTTGAGGTCCACTACTACTGCCATTGCCATCATACTCATACAAGGATACTCGCTTCAGAAGTTCGTTCATTACTTGATTAGACCATATGTGCTTCTCCTTCTTTCGCCCTATCCTCTTGAATATGTTTGTCCCTTTTAGTAGTACAAAACATATATACCACATTATCACTAAACAGCACACTAATCCCTTAATTATGTCAACCATGAATTAATCCACAACGCCCTATATATATGTTTGACATACCTTTTCCAAAGATTACCAGGATAGCCGTGTATATAAACGCGAGGAAGCCAGCACAGCATTCATAATTTTCTGGAAATAGGGGGTGCGACCAAGCTTCAGATTCCGACCCTAAACAATTATTTATATCTTGCTAATTAGATTCTTATCTATGTTGAGTATATTCGAAtacattttataataataataataataatatgtagACATCACCTAAGGAGTTTGTGTCAGCATTAATTTTCTCTTGTGCTTCACCATCCCCTCCTTGTCCTAATTGAGTTTTCAGATATACTACTTTCACATACAAAAATTGAAGCAACATTTTTAGTTAAAAGTATACATGTGAGTATGTGTATCACTAATTAATAGTTCATCCCTCACCTGATGAAGAGTCTGTCTCAATTTCATTGACAGTAGATTTCTCTTGTGCTTTAGAGTCCCGTCCTAGAgtagtttaattttcaaatattgtaacaaaataaaattgttataTCAAATCATAACATATGGTAATTGTTGTGCATGCACTAAAATGCAGCCCTATGGTCTCACCTAAGAGGTTTGTCTGAGAAGCAATTCTTTCTTGTGCTTCAAGGTCCCTTCTTTGagttttattatgcttttttCTTAGTTTTCCAATCAGAAAAGTTGCCACGGGGAATTTGGTGGTAGCTGGTGGATACATAACTATTGAATCAAATCATTCCTTTTGCGGTACATAAGACTCAAATTAAATCACATTAATTGCAATTAATAGTAAGTAATATAATTCTTCAATGACTTGATTTATATGTACCGATGAATAAACTACACTAACAGTAAGGTGCAAATTATATCAAAATCAAACTTATAATTGATTATTTTTGCATACCAACCGAGGCTGCATTTTTCATCAGGGTCATAAAGTCTACGCATGCCTGATAATTCTTTGGATATCTAGTTTTGCCATTGTCTCTCGTTTCAGCTTGTGGCCGGTAATCAGTTTCAGCTTTCAGTTGCTTCACACGTATAccttccaaaaatatataacgCAGTAGTTATAATAATGAAATTGAGGATAAAAGATATAAGTACTA harbors:
- the LOC107619925 gene encoding ankyrin repeat-containing protein At5g02620-like — protein: MGSDDDADHIESVTCNETINKQENMKQLFQMCMEGRWKEVVEIYKIDKRVHTATMTRGGDSALHLAVTDGQEEVVSQLVDLILEDERSKGEALRMQNKRENTALHLAASVGTISMVRVIADADPELVSFRNVDGETPLFLAAFHGRKEAFMILHYMLHKEPGTPINYSNCRRSSGDTILHSTIAAENFELALIIIHLYEDLGNWKNEVGATPLHILASNSSVFKSGSRFGLIEKLIYQGITVRKLEVDESDYLPPYETIDNGKTKYPKNYQSCMDFMKLMKNRVSSGMQIKRNRTLLSLSLSLSLGKHEY